The following proteins come from a genomic window of Achromobacter sp. AONIH1:
- a CDS encoding HNH endonuclease signature motif containing protein — MNFGGNQVRPVVDAQAVLQDSQLIPSFVVGQAYVRKEEITGRFGGSPQSGIAPSRRVPAIFIFTGESGGKYGYDDAFDELGCLLYTGEGQKGDMLMTRGNGAILSHAVEGRGLYVFKANSKGQPCVYLGEFVYGSHFIRRGPDVDGLERDVIVFRLVPVSRTLDIELSMDPGTDKITVGIGDGAAPSLDELRTAAITACRSQDVSSNSRETVQATYQRSECVKKYVLARAQGTCELCEQPAPFKRKSDGSPYLEPHHINRLSDGGLDHPLYVGAICPTCHRRIHSGDDGHVQNAKLRHYVVKREAELSRQ, encoded by the coding sequence ATGAATTTTGGAGGCAATCAGGTGCGACCCGTTGTTGATGCACAGGCAGTTTTGCAGGATAGCCAGCTGATACCGAGTTTTGTTGTAGGCCAAGCCTACGTGCGCAAGGAAGAAATTACTGGGCGATTTGGAGGCAGTCCGCAAAGTGGCATAGCACCGTCCCGCAGGGTCCCGGCGATTTTTATTTTTACGGGCGAGTCGGGCGGGAAATATGGCTACGACGACGCATTCGACGAGTTGGGTTGCCTGCTCTATACGGGAGAGGGCCAGAAGGGCGACATGCTTATGACCCGTGGTAACGGAGCAATCTTGTCACACGCCGTTGAGGGGCGTGGATTGTATGTATTCAAAGCAAATAGCAAAGGCCAGCCGTGCGTCTACCTTGGCGAGTTCGTCTATGGTTCGCACTTTATTCGTCGAGGTCCGGACGTAGACGGACTGGAGCGCGATGTGATCGTATTTCGCTTGGTGCCTGTGTCCCGTACATTGGATATTGAACTGAGCATGGATCCCGGCACAGACAAAATTACTGTTGGCATTGGCGATGGCGCGGCGCCTAGCCTAGATGAACTTAGGACAGCCGCGATTACTGCCTGTCGATCGCAGGACGTGTCCTCGAACTCACGAGAGACGGTACAAGCGACCTATCAACGTAGTGAGTGCGTTAAGAAATATGTTCTAGCGCGCGCACAAGGCACATGTGAGCTGTGCGAACAACCTGCGCCTTTCAAGCGCAAGAGTGACGGTAGCCCGTACCTGGAGCCGCATCACATCAATCGCTTATCTGACGGTGGCCTGGATCATCCCCTGTACGTTGGTGCAATTTGTCCAACTTGTCATCGACGAATTCACTCCGGTGACGACGGCCACGTTCAGAACGCTAAGCTGAGGCACTACGTGGTGAAAAGAGAAGCAGAATTGAGCCGTCAATAG
- a CDS encoding PLP-dependent aminotransferase family protein yields the protein MSSASSGTPASARRQEASLDLPVDPPRDGESKQAWVYRQIRERVLKGALPSGARLPSTRSLAQRWRIARSTVEAAYDQLRGEGYTAGTVGSGTYVAAVIPDNFFRKGLPGESGASLGADARDKTGKAALAPARLAAGRPARPLPHEQPVTPADQAESAEPPFASRSADAALFPMAAWSKGLAVSARQLTPAQLTRDEPQGWPALREQIARYLGAARGIVCDASQVVVLSGIRDGLDLCGRILLTPRDKVLIEDPGYVNAVPIYRPYTSGVVPLPIDGQGFAVARARRLRGVKLVHVTPAHQSPTGITMPVSRRLELLDWAAQAGVWVVEDDYDSEFNYDGAPLAALKSLDGADRVIHCGSFNKTLFNALRIGYAVVPKALAPAFAEARRKTGRSGSPIEQMTLARFLEDGGFARHVRKARGVYARRRDAALQALRQAVGAEALRVSGEHAGFHLLWWLPPGWDARQVVEAGRKADVGVQDVAEFARKATPAPGVVIGYSAVDEARLRRLGALLAALRPGRARG from the coding sequence ATGTCATCCGCGTCATCAGGGACACCCGCGTCCGCCCGACGCCAGGAGGCCAGCCTGGACCTGCCCGTCGACCCGCCGCGCGATGGCGAATCCAAGCAGGCCTGGGTCTATCGCCAGATCCGCGAGCGCGTGCTCAAGGGCGCGCTGCCGTCCGGCGCGCGCCTGCCGTCCACGCGCAGCCTGGCGCAGCGCTGGCGCATCGCCCGGTCCACGGTCGAGGCGGCCTACGACCAGCTGCGCGGCGAAGGCTACACGGCCGGCACGGTCGGGTCGGGTACATATGTGGCGGCCGTCATTCCAGACAACTTCTTCCGCAAGGGACTGCCAGGAGAGAGCGGGGCGTCCTTGGGCGCGGATGCCAGGGACAAGACGGGCAAGGCCGCGCTCGCCCCGGCCCGTCTCGCGGCCGGGCGGCCGGCGCGCCCGTTGCCGCATGAGCAGCCGGTGACGCCGGCGGACCAGGCGGAGTCCGCCGAACCGCCATTCGCCTCGCGCAGCGCCGACGCCGCGCTGTTTCCCATGGCGGCCTGGAGCAAGGGGCTGGCCGTCAGCGCCCGACAGCTGACGCCAGCCCAGCTGACACGCGACGAGCCGCAGGGCTGGCCCGCGCTGCGCGAACAGATCGCGCGCTACCTGGGGGCGGCGCGCGGCATCGTCTGCGATGCCTCGCAGGTCGTGGTGCTGTCCGGCATCCGCGACGGCCTGGACCTGTGCGGCCGGATCCTGTTGACGCCGCGCGACAAGGTGCTGATCGAGGATCCCGGCTATGTGAATGCGGTGCCGATCTACCGTCCTTACACGTCGGGCGTGGTGCCGCTGCCCATCGATGGCCAGGGCTTTGCCGTGGCGCGGGCGCGCCGCCTGCGCGGCGTGAAGCTGGTCCATGTGACGCCCGCGCACCAGTCGCCCACCGGCATCACCATGCCCGTGTCGCGTCGCCTGGAACTGCTGGACTGGGCCGCGCAGGCCGGCGTCTGGGTCGTGGAGGACGATTACGACAGCGAATTCAACTACGACGGCGCGCCGCTGGCGGCCCTGAAGAGCCTGGACGGCGCGGACCGCGTCATCCACTGCGGCAGCTTCAACAAGACCTTGTTCAATGCCCTGCGCATCGGCTATGCCGTCGTGCCCAAGGCGCTGGCGCCCGCTTTCGCCGAGGCGCGGCGCAAGACCGGGCGGTCGGGCAGCCCGATCGAACAGATGACGCTGGCGCGCTTCCTGGAAGACGGCGGCTTCGCGCGCCACGTGCGCAAGGCGCGCGGCGTGTATGCGCGCCGGCGCGACGCGGCGCTGCAGGCGCTTCGCCAGGCCGTGGGCGCCGAGGCCTTGCGCGTCAGCGGCGAGCACGCCGGCTTTCATCTGCTGTGGTGGCTGCCGCCGGGCTGGGACGCGCGGCAGGTGGTCGAGGCGGGCCGCAAGGCCGACGTCGGCGTGCAGGACGTGGCCGAGTTCGCGCGCAAGGCGACGCCGGCGCCGGGCGTGGTGATCGGCTACAGCGCGGTGGACGAGGCGCGGCTACGGCGGCTGGGCGCGCTGCTGGCGGCGCTGCGGCCGGGGCGCGCGCGTGGATAA
- a CDS encoding SgcJ/EcaC family oxidoreductase yields MKTDEDQIRDLVHGWMQASTAGDVDTVLGMMTEDVVFLVPGRPPMHKQDFAALARAQASPSGPRFDGNSDIQEIQVMGDWAFLWSRLKVVATPADGSPAITRDGHTLSILRREQGRWLLARDANLLGPARHTPV; encoded by the coding sequence ATGAAAACTGATGAAGACCAGATCCGCGATTTGGTTCACGGCTGGATGCAGGCCAGCACGGCCGGCGATGTCGACACCGTGCTGGGCATGATGACCGAGGATGTGGTGTTTCTGGTCCCGGGCCGGCCTCCCATGCACAAGCAGGACTTCGCGGCCTTGGCGAGGGCGCAGGCTAGTCCGTCCGGCCCCCGTTTCGACGGCAACAGCGATATCCAGGAAATCCAGGTCATGGGGGATTGGGCGTTCCTGTGGAGCCGCCTGAAAGTCGTGGCCACGCCCGCCGACGGATCGCCCGCCATCACGCGCGATGGCCACACGCTGAGCATTCTGAGGCGCGAGCAAGGCCGCTGGCTACTGGCGCGCGATGCGAATCTGCTGGGGCCGGCTAGGCATACGCCGGTTTGA
- a CDS encoding serine hydrolase, producing the protein MSGNAGQGNTDGEAASGSPWRRIEAGVAALVLVLALAGCGGAGPRGGTPAAVQPPPVCQADVAPPFKPETLLGRASLQGALAPALSGRLQGAFDLAVSRLPASSMSAAVALPGQGSWSGAQGSAEPLYAWASAGKQAIAAVVLQLADEGRLSLSDTLARRLPDAAKLPNAERITIAQLLVHTSGLYSANEVRAAQGMRGPYTQQEELDILARHGALFPPGACWRYSNSGYRLLGAIIARVTGRPWQDEIQARVIDRLGLRHMRVVTDAASLVGVAPPSTADGSPALDLAEPGAAGALLASAADMVRFEQALLDGELLSPASLQAMLGETRRGFQPGMYYGLGTMVYDIPDRGGRLRWLGHSGGGPGISAVVAYDIDRRAFVAAVVNGGGDAHAVANLLLRALDAR; encoded by the coding sequence ATGAGCGGGAACGCAGGGCAGGGCAATACGGACGGCGAGGCGGCGTCGGGTTCGCCATGGCGCCGGATCGAGGCCGGCGTGGCCGCGCTGGTCCTGGTTCTGGCCCTGGCCGGTTGCGGCGGCGCGGGGCCGCGCGGCGGTACGCCCGCCGCCGTCCAGCCGCCGCCCGTGTGCCAGGCGGACGTGGCACCGCCGTTCAAGCCGGAAACCTTGCTTGGCCGCGCCAGCCTGCAAGGCGCGCTGGCCCCAGCCTTGTCCGGCCGGCTGCAAGGCGCGTTCGACCTGGCCGTCTCGCGCTTGCCGGCCTCCTCGATGAGCGCGGCCGTGGCCTTGCCCGGACAAGGCAGCTGGAGCGGGGCGCAAGGCTCTGCCGAGCCGTTGTATGCCTGGGCCAGCGCCGGCAAGCAGGCCATCGCCGCCGTGGTCCTGCAACTGGCCGACGAAGGCAGGCTGAGCCTGTCGGATACGCTTGCGCGTCGGTTGCCCGACGCGGCGAAGCTGCCCAATGCCGAGCGCATCACCATCGCGCAACTGCTGGTTCACACCAGCGGCCTGTACAGCGCCAATGAGGTGCGGGCGGCCCAGGGCATGCGCGGTCCCTACACGCAGCAAGAGGAGCTGGATATCCTGGCGCGCCACGGCGCGCTGTTCCCGCCCGGCGCCTGCTGGCGCTACTCGAACTCCGGCTATCGGCTGCTGGGCGCCATCATCGCCCGCGTCACGGGCCGGCCCTGGCAGGACGAAATCCAGGCGCGCGTGATCGACCGGCTGGGCCTGCGGCACATGCGCGTGGTGACGGATGCCGCGTCCCTGGTCGGCGTGGCGCCGCCGTCGACGGCGGACGGCAGCCCGGCGCTGGACCTGGCCGAGCCCGGCGCGGCCGGCGCGCTGCTCGCGTCCGCCGCCGACATGGTCCGTTTCGAGCAGGCGCTGCTGGATGGGGAGCTGTTAAGCCCCGCCAGCCTGCAAGCGATGCTGGGTGAGACGCGCCGGGGCTTCCAGCCCGGGATGTACTATGGTCTGGGCACGATGGTCTACGACATTCCCGACCGTGGCGGCCGCTTGCGCTGGCTTGGGCACAGCGGCGGCGGGCCGGGCATCAGCGCCGTCGTGGCCTATGACATCGACCGCCGCGCCTTCGTGGCGGCGGTCGTCAACGGAGGCGGGGACGCGCACGCGGTGGCCAATCTGCTGTTGCGCGCGTTGGATGCGCGCTAG
- a CDS encoding SRPBCC family protein, whose amino-acid sequence MATGTVTLHRVLRAPAERVYNAFLDRDAVARWLPPYGYLCQVHDLDAKVGGKHRMTFRNFGTGHGHSFGGTYLELVPNQVICYSDQFDDANMAGQMRTRVTLREVSCGTEISIVQEGIPEMIPTEMCYLGWQESLEQLKRLVEPQLPD is encoded by the coding sequence ATGGCTACCGGAACCGTCACCCTGCACCGTGTCCTGCGCGCGCCCGCCGAGCGCGTCTACAACGCCTTCCTGGACCGCGACGCGGTCGCGCGATGGCTGCCGCCCTATGGCTATCTGTGCCAGGTGCACGACTTGGACGCCAAGGTCGGCGGCAAGCACCGCATGACCTTTCGCAATTTCGGGACGGGGCACGGCCATTCCTTTGGCGGCACCTATCTGGAGTTGGTGCCGAACCAGGTCATCTGCTACTCGGATCAGTTCGATGACGCCAACATGGCCGGCCAGATGCGGACCCGCGTCACGTTGCGCGAGGTGTCCTGCGGCACCGAGATCAGCATCGTGCAGGAAGGCATACCCGAGATGATCCCGACGGAGATGTGCTACCTGGGCTGGCAGGAATCGCTGGAACAGCTCAAGCGGCTGGTGGAGCCGCAACTGCCGGACTGA
- a CDS encoding NAD(P)H dependent flavin oxidoreductase family protein yields the protein MNPFAPCHTITVDTGAFSTDGSASILDAALAQGAQVPFSCQRGECGSCRATVLEGRYERIAPANERSYVTADDELLMCQCRAAGDLRLTFPHWQAPARPPEPRRARVVSRLPLAPGVTQLIVEMEDARPYAWLPGQHVQLLLEDGVRRNFSIANVPVAATPDSLASVATASVATTASPAASSATMSGGSAPNVVERDASGPVRLEFHMRRMPGGVFTDGILPRLAPGDTLTLEGPLGACVWPGDGWRDGAPGSLPDGLPHGSSNGSHNGADHLVLLATGTGFAGVFPILMAALHDRRMASVTLYWGGRTPDDCYAAPLLNALQGKHAGLRWHAALSDTTREHAVELDGGGARTRSSTSTPPRVQDLALAGGHDWTRSVVYACGNPTMVREARVRLVEAGLPPARFLSEAFLPATAGAAIDAPPRHEHAWERVGQRFTMAGILDARQRSLDAVRDIAALIRPGMTTRDAVNAADAHLRGMGASHNWHPTYVRFGVDTQSPAVQPTDFQRVLRDDDTFVVDIGPVWDGYEGDYGDTFVTGRDDAGARCARAAREVFRRARLDWLAGATGEALYDRADAYAREYGCALVREIPGHRVSDFPHALYGKHKLAHADFAPADGIWVLEIQVRDLTLPVGAFYEDVLLREA from the coding sequence ATGAACCCGTTCGCTCCCTGTCACACCATCACCGTCGATACCGGCGCCTTCTCCACGGACGGCAGCGCTTCCATCCTGGACGCGGCGCTGGCCCAGGGCGCGCAGGTACCCTTCTCCTGTCAGCGCGGCGAGTGCGGCTCGTGCCGCGCCACGGTCCTGGAAGGCCGCTACGAACGCATCGCGCCGGCCAACGAACGTTCCTATGTCACCGCCGACGACGAGCTGCTGATGTGCCAGTGCCGCGCGGCCGGCGATCTGCGCCTGACATTTCCGCACTGGCAGGCGCCGGCCCGGCCGCCCGAGCCGCGCCGCGCGCGCGTGGTGTCGCGCCTGCCGCTGGCGCCAGGCGTGACGCAGCTCATCGTCGAAATGGAGGACGCGCGGCCCTACGCCTGGCTGCCGGGACAGCATGTGCAGCTGCTGCTGGAAGATGGCGTCCGACGCAACTTCTCCATCGCCAATGTGCCGGTCGCCGCTACGCCGGACTCTCTGGCCTCGGTCGCCACGGCTTCGGTCGCCACAACGGCGAGCCCCGCTGCGTCGAGCGCCACGATGTCGGGCGGTTCCGCGCCGAACGTCGTCGAGCGCGATGCGTCCGGGCCGGTCCGGCTGGAGTTCCACATGCGCCGCATGCCCGGTGGCGTCTTCACCGACGGCATCCTGCCGCGTCTCGCGCCGGGTGACACGCTCACATTGGAAGGCCCGCTGGGCGCCTGTGTCTGGCCCGGGGATGGCTGGCGCGACGGTGCGCCGGGCAGTTTGCCGGATGGCTTGCCGCATGGCTCATCGAATGGTTCACACAACGGCGCGGACCATCTGGTGCTGCTGGCCACCGGCACGGGATTCGCGGGCGTGTTCCCCATCCTGATGGCGGCGCTGCACGACCGGCGCATGGCATCGGTGACGCTGTACTGGGGCGGCCGCACGCCTGACGACTGCTACGCCGCGCCACTGCTGAATGCGCTGCAAGGCAAGCATGCGGGCCTGCGCTGGCATGCCGCGCTGTCGGACACGACGCGGGAACACGCCGTCGAGCTGGACGGCGGCGGCGCGCGGACGCGATCCAGCACATCCACGCCGCCGCGCGTCCAGGACCTGGCGCTGGCCGGCGGCCACGACTGGACCCGCAGCGTCGTCTACGCCTGCGGCAATCCGACCATGGTGCGCGAGGCCCGCGTCCGGCTCGTCGAGGCGGGCCTGCCGCCCGCCCGCTTCCTGTCCGAAGCCTTCCTGCCCGCGACCGCCGGCGCTGCCATCGATGCGCCGCCGCGCCACGAACATGCCTGGGAACGCGTCGGCCAGCGCTTCACGATGGCGGGCATCCTGGACGCGCGCCAGCGCTCCCTGGACGCCGTGCGCGACATCGCCGCGCTGATCCGCCCGGGCATGACGACGCGCGACGCGGTCAACGCCGCTGACGCCCATCTGCGCGGCATGGGCGCCTCGCACAACTGGCATCCGACCTATGTGCGCTTCGGCGTCGACACGCAGTCGCCAGCCGTGCAGCCAACGGATTTCCAGCGCGTGCTGCGGGATGACGACACCTTCGTGGTCGACATCGGCCCGGTCTGGGACGGCTACGAAGGTGATTACGGCGACACCTTCGTCACCGGGCGCGACGACGCCGGCGCGCGCTGCGCCCGCGCCGCGCGCGAGGTCTTCCGCCGCGCCCGGCTCGACTGGCTGGCCGGCGCGACCGGCGAGGCGCTGTACGACCGCGCCGACGCCTATGCCCGCGAATACGGCTGCGCGCTGGTGCGCGAGATCCCCGGCCACCGCGTCTCGGATTTTCCTCACGCCCTGTACGGCAAGCACAAGCTGGCGCACGCCGACTTCGCGCCCGCCGACGGCATCTGGGTGCTGGAGATCCAGGTGCGCGACCTGACGCTGCCGGTCGGCGCCTTCTATGAGGACGTGTTGCTGCGCGAGGCCTGA
- a CDS encoding cupin domain-containing protein, with protein MSNIDPITGKRILNEGGRGGPLTEDHQGMRACHQDDLEWTNLRYEGQYAKMMFHPTAEDPTIPNAGIVRYEKGSGHPLHNHYFAQVWYILEGQFRIEGKLYGKGAMIFHPDPHFESALETVETGAILYVQYVGPHTRQGAIYEGRFNVKERRPLEEETTAV; from the coding sequence ATGAGCAATATCGACCCCATCACCGGCAAGCGCATCCTCAATGAAGGCGGCCGCGGCGGCCCGTTGACCGAGGACCACCAGGGCATGCGCGCCTGCCACCAGGACGACCTGGAGTGGACCAATCTGCGTTACGAAGGCCAGTACGCCAAGATGATGTTCCACCCGACCGCCGAGGATCCGACCATCCCGAACGCCGGCATCGTGCGCTACGAGAAGGGTTCGGGGCATCCGCTGCACAACCATTACTTCGCGCAGGTCTGGTACATCCTGGAAGGCCAGTTCCGCATCGAGGGCAAGCTGTACGGCAAGGGCGCGATGATCTTCCATCCCGATCCCCATTTCGAAAGCGCGCTGGAAACCGTGGAGACGGGCGCCATCCTCTACGTGCAGTATGTCGGCCCGCACACGCGCCAGGGCGCCATCTATGAAGGCCGCTTCAACGTGAAGGAGCGGCGGCCGCTGGAGGAAGAGACCACGGCGGTCTAG
- a CDS encoding MFS transporter, protein MNTPAAAPQHRSRKHYVTAGLSSMIGTTIEWYDFFLYGIAAALIFNKIYFPAIDPITGTLAAFGTYAVGFVARPLGGIVFGHFGDRVGRKSMLMISLMLMGVPTVLIGLTPSYESIGYWGAVALVFCRFLQGLAVGGEWGGAVLMAVEHAPEGKKGLFGSLPQVGVAPGLILSSLAMGAVSRLPEADMLSWGWRLPFLASVFLLLVGWYIRAKVGESPEFQAALAQPKPEAPPLRAVLRDHKAPVLAALVACISEKTWFYTIATFSLTYAVGTLGLPRETILNGVIWGAAAALVTIPLFGWLGDRCSKQAIFIAGALGISLFSAGFFSLLDEKTAYHTNVAMLVAFGVVYAAMYAQESSLFASMFPPEVRYTGISLAVQIGGAIGGGTAPLVATYLLAQGGGSPRLIVFYLAGLGVVAAVCGLMMRPYRQPLAQAGAPFASGRAGKRVAPLASR, encoded by the coding sequence ATGAATACCCCCGCAGCAGCGCCCCAACACCGTTCCCGCAAGCACTATGTGACCGCGGGCCTGTCCAGCATGATCGGCACCACCATCGAGTGGTACGACTTTTTCCTGTACGGCATCGCCGCCGCGCTGATTTTCAACAAGATCTATTTCCCCGCGATCGACCCCATCACCGGCACGCTGGCCGCCTTCGGCACCTATGCCGTGGGCTTCGTCGCGCGGCCGCTGGGCGGCATCGTGTTCGGTCATTTCGGCGACCGCGTCGGCCGCAAGTCCATGCTGATGATCAGCCTGATGCTGATGGGCGTGCCGACCGTGCTCATCGGCCTGACGCCCAGCTACGAGTCCATCGGCTACTGGGGCGCGGTGGCCCTGGTGTTCTGTCGTTTCCTGCAAGGCCTGGCGGTCGGCGGCGAGTGGGGCGGGGCGGTGCTGATGGCGGTGGAGCACGCGCCGGAAGGCAAGAAGGGGCTGTTCGGCAGCCTGCCGCAAGTCGGCGTCGCGCCCGGCCTGATCCTGTCGTCGCTGGCGATGGGCGCGGTGTCCCGGCTGCCCGAGGCGGACATGCTCAGCTGGGGCTGGCGCCTGCCGTTCCTGGCCAGCGTGTTCCTGCTGCTGGTGGGCTGGTACATCCGCGCCAAGGTCGGCGAATCGCCCGAGTTCCAGGCCGCGCTGGCCCAGCCCAAGCCCGAGGCGCCGCCGCTGCGCGCCGTGCTGCGCGATCACAAGGCGCCGGTGCTGGCCGCGCTGGTGGCCTGCATCTCGGAGAAGACCTGGTTCTACACCATCGCGACCTTCTCGCTGACCTATGCGGTCGGCACGCTGGGCCTGCCGCGCGAGACTATCCTGAACGGCGTGATCTGGGGCGCGGCCGCCGCGCTGGTCACCATTCCGCTGTTCGGCTGGCTGGGCGACCGCTGCAGCAAGCAGGCGATCTTCATCGCCGGCGCGCTGGGCATTTCGCTGTTCTCCGCGGGCTTCTTCTCGCTGCTGGACGAGAAGACGGCGTATCACACCAACGTCGCCATGCTGGTGGCCTTCGGCGTGGTCTATGCCGCCATGTACGCGCAGGAGTCCAGCCTGTTCGCCAGCATGTTCCCGCCCGAGGTGCGCTACACCGGCATCTCGCTGGCCGTGCAGATCGGCGGCGCCATTGGCGGCGGCACCGCGCCGCTGGTCGCCACCTACCTGCTGGCGCAGGGCGGCGGCTCGCCCAGGCTGATCGTGTTCTATCTGGCGGGACTGGGCGTGGTGGCGGCGGTGTGCGGGCTGATGATGCGGCCATATCGCCAGCCGCTGGCGCAGGCAGGCGCGCCGTTCGCGTCGGGCAGGGCGGGCAAGCGCGTCGCGCCGCTGGCCAGCCGTTGA
- a CDS encoding GntR family transcriptional regulator: MSETRNTRNASRSSIEISEEILQRIRNGQYLPGDALSQYELAAEFETSRTPIREALRFLEARRAITLTSTGRAVVTVPSVRAIRESFQIRAELEGLAAQLAVDWIDDKDLELLAQHQQRYAEALRTRVRSEGGSDWLKFNALFHNLITQASHNERLHELVAELQGSIVSNVLGFASKMPPRLMEENIRQHEDIIAALTARNGAAAREAMATHISRTTELVVEWMEARR; this comes from the coding sequence ATGAGCGAGACCCGCAACACCCGAAACGCATCCAGATCCTCGATCGAGATTTCGGAAGAAATCCTGCAGCGGATCCGCAATGGCCAGTACCTGCCCGGCGACGCGCTGAGCCAGTACGAGCTGGCCGCTGAATTCGAGACCAGCCGCACGCCCATCCGCGAGGCCCTGCGCTTCCTGGAGGCGCGCCGCGCCATCACGCTGACCAGCACCGGCCGCGCCGTGGTGACGGTGCCTTCGGTGCGCGCCATCCGCGAATCGTTCCAGATCCGGGCCGAGCTCGAAGGGCTGGCGGCGCAGCTGGCGGTGGACTGGATCGACGACAAGGACCTGGAATTGCTGGCGCAACATCAGCAGCGCTACGCCGAGGCGCTGCGCACCCGCGTGCGCAGCGAGGGCGGGTCGGACTGGCTGAAATTCAACGCCCTGTTCCACAACCTGATCACGCAGGCCAGCCACAACGAACGGCTGCACGAGCTGGTCGCCGAATTGCAGGGCAGCATCGTCTCGAACGTGCTGGGCTTTGCCTCGAAAATGCCGCCCCGGCTGATGGAAGAGAACATCCGCCAGCACGAGGACATCATCGCCGCGCTGACGGCGCGCAACGGCGCGGCCGCGCGGGAAGCGATGGCCACGCACATCTCGCGCACCACCGAGCTGGTGGTGGAATGGATGGAAGCGCGGCGCTAG